In Capsicum annuum cultivar UCD-10X-F1 chromosome 7, UCD10Xv1.1, whole genome shotgun sequence, one genomic interval encodes:
- the LOC124885868 gene encoding uncharacterized mitochondrial protein AtMg00810-like, translated as MDDLLVIGSSLTHIQRVRKNLKSRFKTEDISSLKYFLGIILIRLADSKPVETPLEFNHKLTSHEFDKVVRPETVTYRKLFADKGVHQRIVGRLLYLTMTRTNLSFVVQVLRQHMHAPRQTQTDATLRVVRCIKGTASLGLFMPADINLKLTAYCEPD; from the coding sequence ATGGATGATTTACTAGTGATAGGTAGCAGCTTGACTCATATTCAAAGAGTAAGGAAAAACCTAAAATCCAGATTCAAGACGGAGGACATAAGTAGCCTTAAATACTTTCTTGGTATAATATTGATAAGACTTGCTGATAGTAAACCAGTGGAGACACCTCTTGAGTTCAATCACAAGCTCACTTCTCATGAGTTTGACAAAGTAGTGAGGCCAGAAACAGTGACTTATAGAAAGCTATTTGCTGACAAAGGAGTTCACCAAAGAATAGTTGGGAGGCTTCTATACCTGACCATGACAAGGACAAATCTTTCCTTTGTGGTTCAAGTCCTAAGACAGCATATGCATGCTCCTAGACAGACTCAAACAGATGCAACATTAAGAGTAGTCAGATGCATAAAGGGTACTGCAAGTCTTGGTCTTTTCATGCCTGCTGATATTAATCTGAAACTAACAGCCTATTGTGAGCCAGACTAA